The Triticum aestivum cultivar Chinese Spring chromosome 7B, IWGSC CS RefSeq v2.1, whole genome shotgun sequence genome window below encodes:
- the LOC543076 gene encoding 40S ribosomal protein S3-3 yields the protein MRTHPNPTLLAPAINFTLSLPSPSPAAAPLLSSAHKTLAVASQLAADAASSPSTAATMATQISKKKKFVSDGVFYAELNEMLTRELAEDGYSGVEVRVTPMRTEIIIRATRTQNVLGEKGRRIRELTSVVQKRFNFPENGVELYAEKVVNRGLCAIAQAESLRYKLLGGLAVRRACYGVLRFVMESGAKGCEVIVSGKLRAQRAKSMKFKDGYMISSGQPVNEYIDAAVRHVLLRQGVLGIKVKIMLDWDPKGKLGPTTPLPDLVTIHPPKEEDELRPPALVEV from the exons ATGCGCACCCACCCAAACCCTACCCTTCTCGCACCAGCTATAAATTTCACCCTCTCTCTACCCTCCCCCTCTCCCGCCGCCGCCCCTCTTCTCTCCTCTGCCCAcaaaaccctagccgtcgcctCACAGCTCGCCGCCGACGCAGCGAGCTCTCCCTCCACCGCCGCAACCATGGCGACCCAGATCAGCAAGAAGAAGAAG TTTGTGAGCGATGGCGTTTTCTACGCCGAGCTGAACGAGATGCTGACCCGGGAGCTTGCCGAGGACGGCTACTCCGGCGTGGAGGTGCGCGTGACGCCGATGCGCACGGAGATCATCATCAGGGCCACGCGGACGCAGAACGTGCTTGGTGAGAAGGGCCGCAGGATCAGGGAGCTCACCTCCGTCGTCCAGAAGCGCTTCAACTTCCCGGAGAACGGCGTTGAGCTTTACGCCGAGAAGGTCGTCAACCGTGGCCTCTGCGCCATCGCCCAGGCCGAGTCACTCCGCTACAAGCTCCTCGGAGGCCTTGCCGTCCGCAG GGCTTGCTATGGTGTTCTTCGCTTTGTTATGGAGAGTGGTGCTAAGGGTTGTGAG GTCATTGTGAGTGGCAAGCTCAGGGCCCAGAGAGCCAAGTCGATGAAGTTCAAGGACGGCTACATGATCTCATCTGGTCAGCCCGTCAACGAGTACATTGATGCTGCAGTTAGGCACGTTCTTCTCAGACAG GGCGTTCTTGGTATCAAGGTGAAGATTATGCTTGACTGGGACCCCAAGGGCAAGCTTGGCCCTACCACTCCGCTGCCTGACCTCGTCACCATCCACCCCCCGAAGGAGGAGGACGAGCTGCGCCCCCCGGCTTTGGTTGAGGTCTAA